DNA from Geobacter sulfurreducens PCA:
AACAGTGCGGATAATGTGGTGCTAGCGTTTTTTGGAGATGGGCCTGATGGCCCATTTATTTTGTCTGTTGGGGGCGTGGATGGAACGACTGATTGCATTCTCAGTCGCTCCATCGACGGCCCCAACGCACCTATTTTCACAGGCTGGGAGGCCAATGAACATGATGGAACACACTATGACTGAACACAAGGTTAACGTAGAATTCGGTGGGCGGACCATAACGATCGCAACGGGCAAGTGGGCCAAGCAGGCTAGTGGCGCCGTGGTGGTTAGTTGCGGGGACACCGTGGTTCTCGTGACTGCCGTAGCAACCAAATCGGCCCGGGAAGGACAGGACTTTTTCCCTCTGACGGTGAATTATCAGGAGAAAGCGTATGCCGGCGGCAAGATTCCCGGCGGCTTCTTCAAGCGCGAAGGGCGTCCCTCCGACAACGAGACTCTCACGTCCCGCTTTATCGATCGTCCGATCCGTCCGCTTTTCCCTGAGAGTTTTCTGAACGATACCCAGATTATGGCAACTGTCGTCTCGGCGGACCAGGATAATGATCCCGGCATCCTTGCCATGATCGGCGCATCTGCCGCCCTTGAGGTCTCCGATATTCCGTTCCTCGGCCCCATCGCCGGCGTCAAGGTTGGGCGCGTGGACGGCCAGTTTGTATGCAATCCCACGGTAGAGCAACTGGAGAAAAGCGATCTTGAAATCGTTGTTGCGGCGAGCCGCGATGCGGTCATCATGGTAGAGGGGGGGGCTGCAGAGGCGTCCGAAAAGGATGTCCTGGAAGCTATTTTCTTCGGTCACGCCGCTGTTCAGCCGATTATCGAGGCCCAAACCGATCTCCGGAAGCTGGCTGGCGTTCCCAAGCGCGAGGTTGCGGCCACGTCTGTTGATGAGGCCCTGAAGACTCGGGTGAAGGATCTTGCCTATGCCGGGATCAAGGAGGCCGTCCGGATCGTCGCCAAGCAGGAGCGTCACAACCGCATCGGCGAGATCACCGCGCAAACCCTTGAAACACTTCTGCCCGAGTATGAAGGACGTGAGTCGGAGATTAAGGGGTTCCTCGGCGACTTCGAGTATGAACTCGTCCGTGAGCATATCATCAAGGACGGCTACCGCATTGACGGTCGGGACACCACAACTATCCGTCCTATCAGCATTGAGGTCAGCATGTTGCCGCGTGCCCACGGCTCCGCTCTCTTCACTCGTGGTGAAACCCAGGCGCTCGTGGCATCGACTCTCGGGACTTCCATTGACGAGCAGCGGATTGATTCACTGTACGGCGAGACCCGCAAGCGCTTCCTCCTTCACTACAACTTCCCGCCGTTCTCGGTCGGGGAAACGAGCTTCCGTCTCGCTCCGGGCCGGCGCGAAATCGGCCACGGCATGCTGGCCGAAAGAGCTCTTGAGCGCGTCGTGCCCAAGCACGAGGATTTTCCGTACACCATCAGAATTGTCTCCGATATCCTCGAGAGCAACGGTTCCTCCTCCATGGCAACCGTGTGCGGCGGCGCACTGGCGATGATGGATGCAGGCGTGCCGATCAAGGCTCCGGTGGCCGGTATCGCCATGGGCCTCATCAAGGAAGGGGAGGGCATCGCCATCCTTTCCGACATTCTCGGTGATGAGGATCATCTTGGCGATATGGATTTCAAGGTGGCCGGCACCGAAGCAGGGGTAACCGCCATCCAGATGGACATCAAGATCACCGGTGTCACCCGCGAGATCATGGAGAAAGCCTTGCTGCAGGCCCGTGACGGCAGACTCCATATCCTGGGCAAGATGAATCAGGCCATTGCCGCTCCGCGGACTGATCTCTCACCCTATGCTCCCCGCATCACCACCATCTGGGTCAAGACCGACAAGATCCGCGACGTCATCGGGTCAGGAGGAAAGAATATCCGCGGCATCACCGAGGCGACCGGCGTATCCATCGATATCGAGGACAGCGGCCGCATCAATATTGCCAGCACCAGCAAAGAAGCCTGCGACAAGGCTATCAAGATGATCCGCGACCTCACGGCCGAGGCCGAAGAGGGTAAGCTCTACATGGGCACCGTCAAAAAAGTCATGGATTTTGGCGCATTCGTGGAGATATTCCCCGGCACCGACGGACTTGTCCATATATCCGAACTGGATACCGAGCGTGTGAAGAACGTGACCGACGTTCTCAATGAGGGTGACAAGGTGCTGGTGAAGTGTATCGGCATAGACAAGCAGGGCAAGATAAAGCTGTCGCGGAAAGAGGCGCTCGGCGCCGTACTGCCCGAATAGGGCCGGCGCTGGTATAATCCTCCAACCGGGGTATAGTTTTATCTATGGTCAATAAAACAATCCTCGACAATGGCGTGCGGATCATCTCTGAGTACATGCCCCACGTCCATTCTGTCTCCATTGGTATCTGGGTGGCCAACGGCTCCCGCCATGAACGGCGGGAGCACAATGGCGTCGCTCACTTTGTCGAGCACCTGATGTTCAAGGGAACTGAACGGCGCAACGCCCTCGATATCGCACGCGAAATCGATTCGGTAGGCGGCGTGCTTAATGCATTCACGAGCCGCGAGTACGTCTGTTATTACGCCAAGGTCCTCGACAAATTCCTTCCCAAAACCATTGATCTTCTTGCCGACATCTTTCTCAATTCAATCTTTGACTCCGAAGAGATTGAGAAGGAGCGGAAGGTGGTTCTCCAGGAAATCAACATGCTGGAGGATACACCGGATGATTACGTCCACGATCTGTTCCACCGAAGCTTCTGGCGGGGGCATCCCCTCGGCATGTCGATTCTCGGCAGCGTAGAGAGCATCGAAGGACTTTCCCGGGAAGCGATCATTACTCACCTGAAAGAGAAATACCGCTCCGACGACATTATCATTGCCGTGGCCGGCAACGTACGCCACGACGAACTCCTGAGCCTGGTGGATGGTCTTTTCGGGCGGGTGCCCGAGGGCTCTGGCCGGGATATCTGCCATCTGCCTGCCTACGAAAAACAGGTCGAAGTGGTGGAGAAGGATTTGGAGCAGGTTCACATCTGTCTCGGCACCAAGGCCTTCCCTCAGAATCATCCTCGACGATTCGAAGTCTACCTGGTCAATACGCTCCTCGGCGGCAGCATGAGCTCCCGGTTGTTCCAGGAGATCCGTGAACGGCTGGGGCTTGCCTATTCGGTCTATTCGTACGTGGTTTCCCACACTGATGCAGGCTCACTGGTTGTCTATGTCGGAACAAGTCCGGAAAAACTCGATGACGTGCTCGATATTACTGTTGCAGAGCTGAAGCGTCTGAAGACGGAACTTGTACCGCTCCCCGAGTTGGAGTCGGCCAAGGAACAGATAAAAGGCAGCATTTATCTTTCGTTGGAAAGCTCTGACAACAGAATGACCAAACTCGCGAAAAACGAAATTTATTTTGGACGTTACATCCCCATCCATGAGTTGGCGGATGGATTCGACTCCGTGACGAGTCGAGGAATTCTCGAACTTGCCGGCGAGATTTTCGACGAGCGCTATCTGACCCTCGCCCTCATGGGCAAGATTGACAGTGCTGCGTTTGATGTTTCGCGGCTTGCGCTCTAGGCGGCCGGTACATGCAGCCTTGTCTGGTAAAGATTCGTCGAATACGGTCCGGTTCGGACCTCCCTCTTCCCCGCTATATGACTCCTCACGCCGCTGGTATGGACCTGTGTGCCGATGTGGATGCGGATCTGGTGCTTGAACCGGGAGAACGGGCGCTTGTTCCCACCGGCATTGCCATAGCCCTGCCCGATGGTTTTGAGGCGCAGATCAGGCCACGAAGCGGTCTTGCCCTCAAGCACGGAATTGCCCTCGTCAACTCGCCGGGCACCATTGATCCCGACTATCGGGGCGAGATCGGCGTAATCATTGTTAATCACGGTGCAGACGCCTTTGTCGTAAGGCGAGGTGAACGGATCGCCCAGATGGTATTTGCGCCCTTTGTGCGGGCTGAACTTCTGGATGTGGATGAACTGGATGAGACCGCCCGGGGTGACGGGGGCTTCGGTCACACCGGGCGGTAATCCTGGAAAATAGAGTGTACTGCTGTCTCTGACGGAGATATGTCATGCTTCTCTCCATTAATCCCGACAATCCGCAGGCACGACTTATCTCCCACGTGGCTGAGGTTCTTGGTCGTGGCGGGGTCATCGCGTACCCGACCGACACGACCTATGGGATCGGTTGCAGCATCTTCAGTAAGAAGGGGATCGAACGAATTTATCTTCTCAAGCAAAGGGAGAAGAAGAAGCCCTTTTCCTTTATCTGTTCGGAACTCTCAGAGGTTGCTCGTTACGCCAAGGTCAGTAATTACGCCTACAAAATCCTGAAGCGGTATTTGCCGGGACCCTACACTTTTGTAATCGATGCAACAAGCGTAGTCCCTGATCTGCTGGTGACCAAGCAGAAGACGGTCGGTATTCGAATCCCTGACAACCGGATATGTATTGCGCTCGTCAAGGAGTTGGGGCACCCGATCGTCACCACCAGCGCAAATCTCTCGGGAGAAGAACCCATCGGCGATCCGCTGGAAGTCGAGCGAACACTGGGAAAGCAGCTCGATCTCGTCGTGGACGGCGGGAATCTCACCGCCGACGTCAGTTCGGTTGTGAGTCTGATCGGTGATTATCCCCAGGTGTTGCGCCGCGGGATCGGCGATGTGAGCTGGTGCGGCGAATAGCATGAGGAAGCGAACGCTACGAATGGGGATTTACGCTCTTTCGTTGGCAGTGGCCCTCGTTACGGTGGCTACGTTTTTTCACGAGCAGATAGCAGGGGTGCTCGGTCTTTCTCCTCCCGCCGCCAGTTTTTTTGTTTCACTTGGCTTTTGGGGGGGAGGCATATCGGGCGGTTGCGGAGTTGTGCTTGCCGTTGCCGGCCTGTTCCTTCGGTCGGGCCCGGACCGCCAGCATCCCTGCCGCCTCGCTCCGAGCCTCATTATTCTCTGTGCGTTTACCTTTATCTTTATCCTGTTGCTGGTGGCGCATTTTCGCGGGACAGAGTACCCACCGCCGCTCCGACCGGGTGAAACAATCACCATTTGAGAGATTCCACCTTTCACGGGATGTGATAGGCTGAAATTGCTTGCAATAATGGGTGGAATCGGATAGAACTAGCTGAATCAACCGCCTGAAAGGGCGGTTTTCCTTTTGCCTCATTTTTCTTGACAATCGGAACCCGTTCCTTATACTGAGTGGCTTCTGTCGCCACCATGAACAGCAGGTCACGGTGAAAATCAGAGTCGATGATATAAAAGATCAACCGAGGCTTCTCCGCTCCGAGGAGCCGCTCGAAACGCTCCCGGGGCTTACAGCCGTTCAGGAATCGGGGGATTGTGAGTTTCTTTCACCGGTTACGGTGGAGTTGACGGTCGCCAGGGAGTATGACCACATCAGGGTCAAAGGGAACCTGAGCGCCCGAATTCGACTGAATTGCTCCCGTTGTCTCGGTGATTTCGAAACCGACCTCGCTTCCGTTTTCACGATCTTTTTTCGCAAGGAAGACCGCGTCGCGCTTGACGAGGAAGAGGTCGAGCTGGCTGAAGAAGATCTGATTTCGGTTACCTATCAGGGGGATGAGATTGATTTCGCTCCGGAGATTGCCGAGCAGGTGATCATGGAGCTGCCACTCAAACCCCTATGTCACGAGTCCTGCCGGGGGCTTTGCCCCGTGTGCGGAGTTGATCTGAATGAGCAAGAGTGCACGTGTGCCGGTTCATCATTCAGTTTGAAATTCAGTGCACTCAAGGATTTTAAGTTCGACAAGTAGAACCACAAAAGGAGATATTCCATGGCTGTACCCAAGAAAAAGACATCCAAGTCCCGTAAAAACATGAGAAGGGCCCACGATTTCCTTACCGCTCCGGCAGCTTCCGTTTGTCCCCAGTGCAAGAGCCCCAAGCTTCCCCACCGCGCCTGCGCTTCCTGCGGCACCTATAAGGGGAGAGAAGTGGTCAAGACCGAAGAGATCTAACCCGCCTGCGTGCGCAGATCTGATTCATTCTTGTCTGGGAGTACCATGAGAGTTGCTGTTGATGCGATGGGTGGCGACAATGCCCCTGCCGTCGAGGTTGAAGGCGCTGTCGTAGCTGCACGTGAATTCGGCATACCCATCACCCTGGTCGGTGATACGGAAAAGCTTCGTCTTGAGCTTGCCAAGCACAATGTTCAGGGTCTTGATATAGCCATTCACCACGCAAGCGAGGTCGTCGGCATGCACGATGCTGCATCCGACGCTGTACGGCGCAAGAAGGATTCCTCTATCCGCGTCGCCTTTGATCTTGTGAAGAGCGGCGAGGCGGAGGCCGTGGTGAGTGCCGGCAATTCTGGCGCCACCATGGCAGCAGGGATGTTTGTCCTAAAGCGGCTCAAGGGGATTGACCGTCCTGCCATTGCCCAGATATTTCCCACCCTGCGCGGTAAGACCCTCGTTCTTGACGTCGGGGGTAACGTTGACTGCAAGCCGATTCATCTCGTGCAGTTCGCCATCATGGGCGAAGTGTACGCCCGCCACGTAATAGGCGTGGAGCAGCCCCGCATCGGACTCCTTTCCAATGGTGAAGAGGACAGCAAGGGGAATGAGCTCACTCGCGAAACCAATGCTATCCTGAAAAACATCTCTTTTGATTATGAAGGCTACGTAGAAGGTCGCGACATCTTCAACGGCATGGTCGATGTGGTCGTCTGCGACGGTTTCGTTGGTAACGTCGTGCTTAAACTTTCAGAAGGGCTTGCTGAAACGGTCGGGAAAATGCTGCGTGAGGAAATTGCGAGCAGTTTGCTGTCCAAACTCGGCTATCTGTTTGTCCGTAAGGCATTCAAGAACTTCAAGAAGAAGGTCGATTACGCCGAATATGGCGGTGCACCTCTTATCGGCATTAACGGCGTCGCCATGATCTGCCACGGCGGGTCGAACGTCAAAGCTATCAAGAACGCGATCCATTTCGCCCACGAATACGTGCGCAAGGGGGTCAACCAACGGCTTGCCGAGAAGATGGAAACCGAGTTCACGGCTTACATGCAGCAGTTTGATGCTGTGAAGGAAGCTGTCGCAGGTTAGAAAGGTCACGGGATGATGAGAGCAAGGATCGTCGGGACCGGTTCGGCCGTCCCTTCCAAGGTGCTTACCAATTTCGATCTGGAGAAGATGGTCGATACCTCCGACGAGTGGGTAACCACGCGCACCGGAATCAAAGAGCGCCGCATTGCCGTTGATGGGGAATATACTTCTACCTTTGCGACACTGGCAGCGGAACGGGCCCTCGAAATGGCCGGCGTCAAGGCTTCGGATCTCGATCTGTTGATTGTCGCAACTATTACGCCTGATTTTCCGTTTCCCGCCACCGCATGTGTGGTCCAGAGCAATCTCAAGGCAACGAAGGCGGCTGCCTATGATATCTCGGCAGCTTGCTCAGGCTTTATCTACGCCCTTGCTCAAGCATCTAATGCAATCAGATCGGGATCCGCCCGGAAGGCTCTGGTCATTGGTGCGGAAGTTCTGTCGCGGATTATCGACTGGACAGACCGCAACACCTGCCTTCTTTTCGGCGACGGCGCCGGCGCGGTGGTTCTGGAGGCATGCGATGACGGCCATGGGGTCCTGTCCACCCACCTTCACAGTGACGGCTCGTACTGGGAACTGCTCTATCAACCCGGTTGCGGCAACAGAAATCCCGCCGTCCAGAAGACTCTTGACGACCGTCGTATCTATCTCATGATGCAGGGGAATGAGGTTTTCAAACTCGCCGTGAGGGCCATGGAGGATGCCGCCCTTGAAGCCCTTGATGCAAACGGGCTCACGCCTGCAGACATTTCGTTGTTCATCCCCCATCAGGCCAATCGCCGCATCATTGATGCCATCGGCAAACGCCTCGGCTTGCCGGGCGAAAAGGTCTACGTCAATCTCGACCGGTTCGGCAATACCTCGGCGGCATCCATTCCGCTGGCACTGGACGAAGCTAACCGCTCGGGCCGGATCAAGCCCAACGATGTAGTGGTATTCGATGCCTTCGGCGGCGGGCTTACCTGGGGATCGGCACTGGTGCGCTGGTAACGGACCAAGCAAGGAGCTATCAATGAGCAAGCGAGCTTTCATATTCCCCGGCCAAGGGTCCCAGTATGCCGGAATGGGCAAGGATCTGGCCGATACCTTTCCGGTTGCCCGTCAGGTCTTCGAGGAAGCTGATGATGCCCTCGGCAGCTCCCTTTCCCGACTCTGCTTTGAAGGTCCCGAAGAGCAGTTGAAGCTCACCGCCAATACTCAGCCCGCCATCCTGACCACAAGTGTTGCCGCATTCAGGGTGCTTCAGGCTGAAACGGGACTCACCGCAGACTTCCTGGCAGGACACTCTCTCGGCGAGTACTCGGCGCTTGTGGCTGCCGGAGCACTTGGCTTTGCGGATGCTGTCCGGACGGTTCGAGCCCGCGGCACCTTCATGCAGGAGGCTGTGCCGGTTGGAGAGGGGGCAATGGCCGCGATGCTCGGAATCGAACCGGCTGTCCTTGCCGAAATATGCGCCGAAGCGGCCCAGGGTGAGGTCGTTTCTCCCGCAAACTTCAATTCGCCCGGCCAGATCGTCATTGCCGGAAACACCGGTGCGGTCAACCGTGCCATCGAGATTGCCAAGGCAAAGGGGTTCCGCAAGGCGATGCTCCTGCCGGTGAGCGCTCCCTTCCATTCGAGCCTCATGGTGCCTGCCGGTGAACGGCTTGCCGAGGTTCTGGCAGCGGTTGCGGTCGGCGATCTGGTCGCTCCCGTGGTGACCAACGTGGAGGCAACGCCCAACTCCGACAAGGGAAGGGTAAAAGAACTCCTGGTCAGACAGGTAAGCGCTCCGGTGCTCTGGGATGCCTCGGTGAGGGAAATGGTTTCGCTCGGCGTCACCCGGTTTGTGGAGATCGGGCCGGGCAAAGTTCTGTCGGGGCTGGTCAAGCGGATCGAGAAGGAAGCGGGTACCGCCAACGTCGAGGATACGGCCGGTATCAGGGGCCTCGCCTAAGGAGACGGGAATGAGTCTTGCTGGAAAAATCGCAGTGGTTACAGGAGCTTCTCGTGGCATCGGCAGGGAGATCGCCCTCCGGCTCGCCCGTGAGGGCGCTGATGTTGCAGTGACCGCTACAACCCTCGACAGTGCCCGGAAAACCGCGGACGAGATAGAGCAGATCGGCCGGAGAGCCCTCGCGCTGGCTGTGGACGTGGCGGATGCGGCGGCTGTGGAAGCGCTGTTCGCCTCGGTGGTAGAAGCTTTTGGCAAGGTTGATATTCTTGTCAACAATGCCGGCATTACCCGGGACGGCCTGTTGCTGCGGATGAAAGATGCCGATTGGGACGCCGTACTCGATGTGAACCTCAAGGGCGCCTTCAATTGCACGCGTGAAGCTGCAAAACTCATGACCAAGGCCCGGAGCGGCCGCATCGTCAACATTGGCTCTGTGGTGGGCGAGATGGGAAATGCGGGACAGGTCAACTATTGCGCCAGCAAGGCGGGGATGATAGGTATGACCAAGGCTGTCGCCCGGGAACTGGCCAAGCGCGGGATTACCGTCAATGCCGTCACCCCTGGTTTTATCGAAACAGATATGACGGCGGTTCTTTCCGAAAAGGTGCGTGAGTCGCTCATGCAGCAGATTCCGCTGGAGCGGTTCGGTTCCCCCGAGGATATTGCCAACGCGGTCCACTTCCTCGTGTCCGACATGGGGAGTTATATTACCGGCCACGTCCTGTCCGTTAACGGCGGGATGTACATGTAGAAAAATATCTTTTGAAATTTAGGCGTTTCGTGGTATGTAGCTAGAAACATTACCCGAAGACTCAAACCAAACGGAGGTGAACAAGCATGTCGTCAATAGAAAAAAGAGTCAAAGAGATCGTAGCCGAACAACTCGGCGTCGATGAGGCGCAGGTTACGAACGATGCCTCCTTTATGGATGATCTGGGGGCCGACTCTCTTGACACTGTCGAGCTGGTGATGGCTCTCGAGGAAGAGTTTGATATCGAGATTTCCGACGAGGACGCCGAGAAAATCCAAAACGTTCAGGATGCCATCGATTACATCACCGAGCACACCTAGCACACAGGAGGGGAAGGAGAGCCTTCCCCTTTTTCACAGCACGCGGCCTTCGGGCCGCGTCCGCGTGCATCCGTATGCGAGCTTCAGCGGCTTCATGGCGGATGCGTTCAGATTCACGACCATCGGGAGCACATATCTATGAGAAGAGTAGTGGTGACGGGAGTCGGCGCCGTATCTCCGCTCGGAGTCGGCAACGCCGCCAACTGGGACGCGCTCGTTTCAGGCACGTCGGGCATTGGGCACATAACCCGCTTTGACGCCTCCGACCTGCCGGTGAGGATCGCCGGTGAGGTTAAGGGCTTTGATCCCGAGCAGTACATCGACAAGAAAGAGGTCAAGAAGATGGACCTCTTCATCCAGTACGCCATGGCAGCTGCCCATTACGCCATGGAAGATTCCGGCCTCCAGATCACCGAGGAGAACGCGGAGCGTACGGGTGTCCTGGTCGGCGCGGGACTGGGCGGTTTGCCGACCATCGAAAAGTATCATGCCGCCATGCTCGAAGGCGGGCACAAGAAAATTTCCCCCTTCTTCATTCCGATGCTGATCATCAATCTGGCACCCGGCCACATTTCAATCAAGTATGGGGCCAAGGGACCCAATCTGTCGTCGGTATCCGCCTGCGCCACCGGTACACATTCCATCGGTGATGCGTACCATATGATCAAGCGCGGCGATGCGGACGCCATGATTGCTGGTGGTACCGAGTCCACGGTGACTCCCCTCGGAATTGGCGGTTTTGCGGTCATGAAGGCTCTCTCCACGCGTAACGACGATCCGACCGCTGCGTCGCGTCCCTTTGAAAAGAATCGCGATGGTTTCGTTCTCGCTGAGGGTGCGGGTATCGTCGTTCTTGAGGAGTATGAGGCTGCCAAGAAACGCGGGGCCAAAATTTATGCCGAGATCGTCGGCTATGGTCTCACGGGCGACGCCTACCATCTCACCGCTCCGGCACCGGAGGGAGAAGGTGCAGCGCGGTGTATGAAAATGGCTCTCAACAACGCCGGGGTCCGTCCGGAGGAAGTGGACTACATCAACGCTCATGGCACGTCCACGCCCTTCAATGACTACTACGAGACCCTTGCCGTCAAGAGCGTGTTCGGTGACTACGCGAAAAAGGTTATGGTGTCCTCCACCAAGTCCATGACCGGGCACCTGCTCGGCGCAGCCGGCGGTGTTGAAGCTGTCTTTACCCTCATGGCCATGGACAAGGGTGTGATTCCGCCGACCATCAACTATCAGGAGCAGGACCCCGAGTGCGATCTTGATTATGTTCCCAATGCCGCCCGGGAGAAGTCGATCACGTACGCCCTCAGCAATAACTTCGGTTTTGGGGGCACGAACGCGACGCTGCTCTTTAAGAAAGTATAGGGGGCACGCAGTGATAGTCGTCGGTAGCGATCACGGTGGTCTGGAACTGAAGGAAGCGGTTAAGCGGCTCCTTGCCGAGCGGGGGGAAACCTTCGAAGACTGCGGAACCGATAACGGCAACTCGGTTGATTACCCGGACTTCGGCATCAAGGTGGCCCGCAGGGTATCCAATGGCGAGGCAGGGAAGGGGATTCTCCTCTGCGGCACCGGCATCGGCATGTCGATCGTTGCCAACAAGTTTCCCCGGGTGCGTGCGGCCCTTGCCACCGACGCCTTCATGGCACGCATGGCCAAGGAACATAATAACGCAAACATCCTGGTCCTCGGGGGCCGGGTACTCGAGGAGGCCGTGGCCCGGGAGATGGTCATCGCATGGCTCGACGGTGTGTACGAAGGCGGCCGTCATCAGGGTCGGCTCGACAAGATTGCGGCCCTGGAGCGGGAACTGATGAAGTAGACATCGTGCCTGATCGGCGGTTACATGAAGTTTGATACGGGACTGGATACGGTCCCGTTTTCCTTTTTCCCACTTTTACAAGGAGACCTGACATGTCGATTCTCGAAACCTTTGACCCGCAGGTAGCTGAGGCGATCCGCCATGAAACCGAACGGCAGGAGTACAACCTGGAGTTGATCGCTTCCGAAAACTTTGTTTCCGAGGCGGTACTGGAAGCCCAGGGCTCGGTGATGACCAATAAGTATGCCGAGGGATACCCCGGTAAGCGCTACTATGGTGGATGCCACCATGTGGACGTGGTGGAAAATCTCGCTATTGAGCGGGCCAAGGAGCTTTTCGGTGCCGATCATGCCAACGTCCAGCCCCATTCGGGCTCCCAGGCAAATATGGCGGTCTATTTTTCGGTGCTCAAGCCCGGCGACACCATTCTTGGGATGAATCTGTCCCACGGCGGCCACCTGACCCACGGCAGCCCCGTGAACTTCTCCGGCCGTTTCTTCAACGTGGTTCCCTACGGCGTGTCCCAGGAGACCGAAACGATCGACTTCAATGAGGTGGAGCGTCTTGCCCTTGAGCATAAGCCGAAGATGATAGTTGTGGGGGCAAGCGCCTATCCCCGAACCATCGATTTTGCCGCCTTCCGCATCATTGCCGATAAGGTCGGCGCGGTTATCATGGTTGATATGGCTCACATTGCGGGCCTGGTTGCGGCCGGTCTCCATCCGAGCCCTGTTCCCTACGCTGAATTCGTGACCACCACTACCCATAAGACCCTCAGAGGTCCCCGCGGCGGGATGATCCTGTGCCGTGAGGAGTACGCCAAGACGCTCAATTCCAACATCTTCCCCGGTATCCAGGGGGGGCCGCTCATGCATGTCATCGCGGCCAAGGCCGTTGCCCTCAAGGAGGCCCTCCAGCCCGAGTTCAAAGCGTATCAGGCCCAGATCGTGAAAAATGCCAAGGCCCTTGCCGACGAGCTGGTAAAGCGCGGGTTCCGGCTTGTGTCCGGCGGCACCGATAACCATCTGATGCTGGTTAACCTAACCGGCACCGAACTGACCGGCAAGGTGGCGGA
Protein-coding regions in this window:
- the pnp gene encoding polyribonucleotide nucleotidyltransferase, giving the protein MTEHKVNVEFGGRTITIATGKWAKQASGAVVVSCGDTVVLVTAVATKSAREGQDFFPLTVNYQEKAYAGGKIPGGFFKREGRPSDNETLTSRFIDRPIRPLFPESFLNDTQIMATVVSADQDNDPGILAMIGASAALEVSDIPFLGPIAGVKVGRVDGQFVCNPTVEQLEKSDLEIVVAASRDAVIMVEGGAAEASEKDVLEAIFFGHAAVQPIIEAQTDLRKLAGVPKREVAATSVDEALKTRVKDLAYAGIKEAVRIVAKQERHNRIGEITAQTLETLLPEYEGRESEIKGFLGDFEYELVREHIIKDGYRIDGRDTTTIRPISIEVSMLPRAHGSALFTRGETQALVASTLGTSIDEQRIDSLYGETRKRFLLHYNFPPFSVGETSFRLAPGRREIGHGMLAERALERVVPKHEDFPYTIRIVSDILESNGSSSMATVCGGALAMMDAGVPIKAPVAGIAMGLIKEGEGIAILSDILGDEDHLGDMDFKVAGTEAGVTAIQMDIKITGVTREIMEKALLQARDGRLHILGKMNQAIAAPRTDLSPYAPRITTIWVKTDKIRDVIGSGGKNIRGITEATGVSIDIEDSGRINIASTSKEACDKAIKMIRDLTAEAEEGKLYMGTVKKVMDFGAFVEIFPGTDGLVHISELDTERVKNVTDVLNEGDKVLVKCIGIDKQGKIKLSRKEALGAVLPE
- a CDS encoding M16 family metallopeptidase, which gives rise to MVNKTILDNGVRIISEYMPHVHSVSIGIWVANGSRHERREHNGVAHFVEHLMFKGTERRNALDIAREIDSVGGVLNAFTSREYVCYYAKVLDKFLPKTIDLLADIFLNSIFDSEEIEKERKVVLQEINMLEDTPDDYVHDLFHRSFWRGHPLGMSILGSVESIEGLSREAIITHLKEKYRSDDIIIAVAGNVRHDELLSLVDGLFGRVPEGSGRDICHLPAYEKQVEVVEKDLEQVHICLGTKAFPQNHPRRFEVYLVNTLLGGSMSSRLFQEIRERLGLAYSVYSYVVSHTDAGSLVVYVGTSPEKLDDVLDITVAELKRLKTELVPLPELESAKEQIKGSIYLSLESSDNRMTKLAKNEIYFGRYIPIHELADGFDSVTSRGILELAGEIFDERYLTLALMGKIDSAAFDVSRLAL
- the dut gene encoding dUTP diphosphatase translates to MQPCLVKIRRIRSGSDLPLPRYMTPHAAGMDLCADVDADLVLEPGERALVPTGIAIALPDGFEAQIRPRSGLALKHGIALVNSPGTIDPDYRGEIGVIIVNHGADAFVVRRGERIAQMVFAPFVRAELLDVDELDETARGDGGFGHTGR
- a CDS encoding L-threonylcarbamoyladenylate synthase, which encodes MLLSINPDNPQARLISHVAEVLGRGGVIAYPTDTTYGIGCSIFSKKGIERIYLLKQREKKKPFSFICSELSEVARYAKVSNYAYKILKRYLPGPYTFVIDATSVVPDLLVTKQKTVGIRIPDNRICIALVKELGHPIVTTSANLSGEEPIGDPLEVERTLGKQLDLVVDGGNLTADVSSVVSLIGDYPQVLRRGIGDVSWCGE
- a CDS encoding DUF177 domain-containing protein, whose amino-acid sequence is MELTVAREYDHIRVKGNLSARIRLNCSRCLGDFETDLASVFTIFFRKEDRVALDEEEVELAEEDLISVTYQGDEIDFAPEIAEQVIMELPLKPLCHESCRGLCPVCGVDLNEQECTCAGSSFSLKFSALKDFKFDK
- the rpmF gene encoding 50S ribosomal protein L32 — encoded protein: MAVPKKKTSKSRKNMRRAHDFLTAPAASVCPQCKSPKLPHRACASCGTYKGREVVKTEEI
- the plsX gene encoding phosphate acyltransferase PlsX — its product is MRVAVDAMGGDNAPAVEVEGAVVAAREFGIPITLVGDTEKLRLELAKHNVQGLDIAIHHASEVVGMHDAASDAVRRKKDSSIRVAFDLVKSGEAEAVVSAGNSGATMAAGMFVLKRLKGIDRPAIAQIFPTLRGKTLVLDVGGNVDCKPIHLVQFAIMGEVYARHVIGVEQPRIGLLSNGEEDSKGNELTRETNAILKNISFDYEGYVEGRDIFNGMVDVVVCDGFVGNVVLKLSEGLAETVGKMLREEIASSLLSKLGYLFVRKAFKNFKKKVDYAEYGGAPLIGINGVAMICHGGSNVKAIKNAIHFAHEYVRKGVNQRLAEKMETEFTAYMQQFDAVKEAVAG
- a CDS encoding beta-ketoacyl-ACP synthase III, with product MMRARIVGTGSAVPSKVLTNFDLEKMVDTSDEWVTTRTGIKERRIAVDGEYTSTFATLAAERALEMAGVKASDLDLLIVATITPDFPFPATACVVQSNLKATKAAAYDISAACSGFIYALAQASNAIRSGSARKALVIGAEVLSRIIDWTDRNTCLLFGDGAGAVVLEACDDGHGVLSTHLHSDGSYWELLYQPGCGNRNPAVQKTLDDRRIYLMMQGNEVFKLAVRAMEDAALEALDANGLTPADISLFIPHQANRRIIDAIGKRLGLPGEKVYVNLDRFGNTSAASIPLALDEANRSGRIKPNDVVVFDAFGGGLTWGSALVRW